A genomic segment from Candidatus Eisenbacteria bacterium encodes:
- a CDS encoding response regulator, with protein MDQAPPARRTPPSKRPLIMVVDDDADVLKMCDAVLEQAGFDRALANSGEEAISLLEKVRPAVIVLDLRMPGMDGWSVAALIRKHERTARIPILALTGIMENVEDAARRAGATAFILKPLDARRFVAAVKRLCPA; from the coding sequence ATGGATCAGGCCCCCCCAGCCCGCCGCACCCCACCGAGCAAGCGGCCGCTCATCATGGTCGTCGACGACGACGCCGACGTCCTCAAGATGTGCGACGCCGTACTCGAGCAGGCGGGCTTCGATCGCGCGCTCGCGAACTCGGGCGAGGAAGCGATCTCGCTCCTCGAGAAGGTCCGACCCGCGGTCATCGTCCTCGACCTCCGCATGCCCGGCATGGACGGCTGGTCGGTCGCGGCGCTGATCCGCAAGCACGAACGAACGGCACGCATCCCCATCCTGGCGCTCACGGGCATCATGGAGAACGTCGAGGACGCGGCGCGGCGCGCCGGCGCGACGGCGTTCATCCTGAAGCCGCTCGACGCGCGCCGCTTCGTCGCGGCCGTGAAGCGTCTCTGCCCCGCCTGA